The Halorhabdus rudnickae region TGGATCGCTCGACGGCGTCGACGCTGGACCCCGTGACGGGCACTGAGACTGCGCCCAGACTCGCGCCGTCAGTCTGACTGCCCCGGACGATCAGCGACCCGTCGCGATGAGTGTACAGCCGGACCGTCTCACTCGTCTCCAGACCCTGTCGTTTGGCCCACTCTTTGGGTACCGAGACAGTGAACGTCGAGCCACCGACTTTCTGGACCTTGCGTGTTTCCATCAGTAGATCAACTCCGGATCGCCGTCGACGGCGTACAGTGTTCGAGCGGCGATATTGACGGCGTGATCTCCGATCCGTTCGATGTCACGAATCGTCAACAGCGCACTCGCTACATCGTCGAGGAGTACCTCCAGCGCCCAGGCGTCAGGCCGGGGCTCGCGTTCGAGGAGGTCTCTGACGACCCGCTCGCTGGCTCGCTGACAGAGCGCGTCGAGTTCGTCGTCCCGCTCGGCGACTTCCCGGCAGGCGTCGGGATCTCGCTCGTCGTAGGCCGCCAACGCCGCTTCGAACGCCCCGGTTGCTTCTTGACCGATCCCAGCGGCGTCGATGTCGGGGACGTCCGTTCGGGTACTCGATAACGTGTATCGCCCGAGGTTTGCCGCCAGGTCGCCGACGCGTTCGAGGTCGGTGATGATCTTGAACGTGGCCGCGACGAATCGAAGATCGCCCGCGACAGGCTGTTCCAGCGCGAAGAGGTCGATGCACTGGGCCTCGATGTCGAGGTACTGCTGGTTGACGTCCTCGTCGCCGTCGATGACCCCCTGGGCGAGATCGTCGTCGTCAGTTTCGATGGCATGCAACGCGCTATCGAGACGTTCGAGTACGAGCCTCCCCATCTCCAGAACCGCAGACCGGAGCGCGTCAAGCGCCTCGCGGTACGCCTCTCGCGCCAT contains the following coding sequences:
- the phoU gene encoding phosphate signaling complex protein PhoU, with the translated sequence MAREAYREALDALRSAVLEMGRLVLERLDSALHAIETDDDDLAQGVIDGDEDVNQQYLDIEAQCIDLFALEQPVAGDLRFVAATFKIITDLERVGDLAANLGRYTLSSTRTDVPDIDAAGIGQEATGAFEAALAAYDERDPDACREVAERDDELDALCQRASERVVRDLLEREPRPDAWALEVLLDDVASALLTIRDIERIGDHAVNIAARTLYAVDGDPELIY